The DNA window TGTGCGGCTCCCCCCGGCTTATCGCAGCTTACCGCGCCCTTCATCGCCTCCGTGTGCCCAGGCATCCCCCACTGGCCTTCAGTCGCTTGACTACACCAACTCAGTCAACACGACACGCGCAGTAGATCAAAACACTAGGCTGATCCACAATAAATCGACACGCAATCTCGTCGCGCGCCACGAGCACCGAAGCACTCGCCGTCGCGCAATTGGATTCGCATCCCACGCGGCCAGCCGCTCTCGCGAGCCTCTGACCGCCCCTCGTCCGTCACTTGTCAATCAGCGTTGCGCCGGCGGCAACCGCCGTCGCATCCAGCCTCGTATAGTACTCTTTTGCGCCGCCTCTGTCAACCTTTTTTCGAGGCGTCCCCCGCGCCGCCAGCGGTGCCGAAGCGGTGCCGGTCAGCGAAGGGTCGGGTAATGTAGACGGCCCTGGAGGGAGGGTCAAGGCGTCCGAACACGCCTCCGCACGGCCCGTTCCCCCCAGAAAATGAGGCGCCGCCGAGCCCGCTCCCGGCGCGCCCCGCGCCGAGCGCATCCCTTGTCGCACCCCATCTATAAGAAGGAACGCGTCGGACCGAGTGCCGGCCGGTACCGGCGCCCACTGCGTCGGCGTACCATCCCCGCATGCCGACCACCACCGCCACGGCCACCGTGGCCGTCGTCTCCGCCCGCGGCGCCCAGCGCTGGGACGCGGGGCACCCCTGGATCTATCGCAGCGACCTCATCGAGCGGCCGGCCGACGCCCCCGGCATCGTCCGCGTTCGCGATCCGCGCGGCCGCCCCCTGGGCCAGGCACTCTGGAGCCCCGCCTCCGAGATCTCGCTCCGGCTCCTCACGCGCGAGGTCGACGCCGTGATCGACGCCGGCTGGTGGCACGACCGCCTCGGCACCGCCCTCGCGCGGCGCGCCCCCCTCGCGGCTCAGGCGAGCGCCTACCGCCTGGTCCACGGCGAGGGTGACGGCCTCCCCTCCCTGGTGGTCGATCGCTACGACCGCTGGCTGGTCGTCCAGCTGATGAGCGCGGGGCTGGAGCAGGCGCGCGGCCCGATCGTCGAGGCCCTGCGCGCGCTCACCGGGTGCGAGGGGATCCTCGCGCGCCACGACGCCGCGGTCCGCACGCGCGAGGGCCTGCCGCGCGAGACCGCGCTCCTGTTCGGCGACGTGCCGCAGGAGATCGAGGTCGCGGAGCATGGGGTGCGCTACCTCGCCGCTCCCTGGACCGGTCAGAAGACCGGCGCCTTCCTCGATCAGCGCGAGAACCGCGCGCTCGTCGGCCGCGTGGCGCGCGGACGCGCGCTCGACTGCTTCAGCTACCACGGCTCGTTCGCGCTGCACCTGGCGCGCGGTGCCGACGACGTGCTCGCGCTCGACGTCTCCGCGCACGCCCTCGAGCGCGCGCACGCCAACGCCGCGCGCAACGGCTACGCGAACCTCCGCACGCGCGAGGCGAACGCGTTCGAGTTCCTGCGCGAGGAGGAGCGCGCCGGCACGCGCTACGACACGATCGTGCTCGACCCGCCGGCGTTCGCGAAGACGCGCGGCGCGCTGCCGGGCGCGCTGCGCGGCTACAAGGACGTCAACCTGCGCGCGATGCGCCTGCTCGCGCCGGGCGGGCTGCTCTTCACGGCCAGCTGCAGCTACCACCTCACGAAGCCGCTCTTCCTCGAGATGCTCGAAGCGGCGGCGGCCGACAGCGGACGGCGCATGGCGCTGCGCGAGCTGCGTGGACAGCCGCTCGACCATCCCGAGCTGCTGACGGTGCCCGAGACCGGCTACATCAAGGGAGCACTGCTGGAGGCGATGGACTGAGCCGCGCGCGTGGCAGCGCCTAGCGGCGCTGGCAGCCGCCGCAGAAGTAGGTCGAGCGCCCCGCCTGCACGATGCGCCGGATCGTCGCGCCGCACCGCGTGCAGGGCTCGCCCTCGCGGCCGTACACGTGCATGCGCTCGAGCGCCTCGCCGTCCTGGTAACGGCCCGGCGTCTCGAGCGCATCGCGCATCACCGACCTGATCGCCGCCACCAGCCGCTCCGCGCGCGCGGGGCCGAGCGACGCCGCCGCGACGCGAGGATCGATGCGCGCCACCCAAAGCGCCTCGGCCGCGTAGATGTTGCCGACGCCCGCGACCACGCGCTGATCGAGCAGCGCCGGCTTGATGGCGGTGCGGCGCGTGCGCAGCGCGGCGCGCAGCGCGGCCGCGTCGAAGGCGTCGTCGAGCGCGTCGGGACCGAGCGCCGGCGCGGGCGCCTGCCCGGGCGCGTGCCACGTGATGCCGCCGAGCGCGCGCGGATCGACGAGCGCGACGCGCACGCCGTCGTCGAACGTGAGCACCACGCGCGCGTGCGGCGGCAGCGGCGCGTCCGCGCGACCCACGTCCCAGTCGCCCGTCATGCGGAAGTGCGCGTGCAGCGTGCTCCCGTCGTCGAGCGCGAGCGCCTGGTGCTTCCCCATCCGCGTGACGCCGACGATGCGCCGGCCGGTCAGCGCGGCCGCCACGTCGTCCGGGAGAGCGCGACGCGCGGCGGCATGCCGCGTGTGCGCGTCGCGGATGGTGCGGCCGACGACGGCGGCGCGCAGCGCGCGGACCGCGGCCTCGACCTCGGGCAGCTCGGGCATGCGACGTGGAAGCGGGTGGTGCGCGGATCCGTCGGTGGGCGGACGCGGCGGGCACCGTGACGGGATCGGCCAGACATGCATGCATCCGGCCTTGCACGCCCGGTCCCGCGCCCTAGGTTACGCGGGTCCCCCGCCATCCGTTCCCGCGCACCACCGCGCTCCGCATGCACGCCCCACGTTCACTCAAGCACGAATACGAGTTGTTCGTGGAGCGGGAGATCGAGGACTACAAGGACTCGATCCCGCGCAGCGCCATCCTCGCCATCGGCGACGAGGCGGTCGCCGCGCTGCGCGAACAGGCGCAGACGACGTTCACGGAGCTGGTGATCTGGGAGGAGGTGGACCGGATCATCGCGCGCCGCATCCGCCTGCCGAGCTACAGCACGTGGCGCCGCCGCCGGTTGAAGACGCTCGCCGAGCTGCGGAAGCCGGAGCGCTGGGGGCTGCACCCCAACAGCCCGCTCGCGCGCGAGGTCCGCGCGTCCGAGGGTGAGCACGTGCTGGTCGCCGGCATGGACGACGAGGGCGCCGCGATCTTCTCGGCCGCGCTGGGCTGCGCCGTGACCGCGATCGACGCCGCGCCCGACGCGGTGGAGCGCGTGATGGTGGCGGCCGAGCAGGCGGGGTTGATGACGCGGGTGCGCCCGCTCGTCGGCGACATCGCGGGGTGGGCGCCGGACGTCGCGCTGCGCCTGGTCGTCTGCTCGCCGCAGGCGTTCGAGGGGCTGGCTCCCGAGGAGCGGGAGCGCGCCATCGCGACGCTCCAGAGCGCGACGCTCGACGGCGGCGTCCACCTGGTCCAGACGATCGTGGCCGGCACCGCCGGCCCCACGCTCGAGGAGCTCCGGGCGCGCTACGCGGGCTGGGCGATCTCGGTGGAGAGCGAGTCGGCCACCGGGCCGACCTTCCTGGCGCGCAAGCAGGCCGAGCTCCACTGAGCCGGCGGGGCCCGTTGACAGGGCACGGGGGTGTCGCGTTTCGCGACACCCGTGCCGGCGGGGATGTGTCAGAGCGCGACATTCGCCCACGGCCGC is part of the Roseisolibacter agri genome and encodes:
- a CDS encoding class I SAM-dependent rRNA methyltransferase gives rise to the protein MPTTTATATVAVVSARGAQRWDAGHPWIYRSDLIERPADAPGIVRVRDPRGRPLGQALWSPASEISLRLLTREVDAVIDAGWWHDRLGTALARRAPLAAQASAYRLVHGEGDGLPSLVVDRYDRWLVVQLMSAGLEQARGPIVEALRALTGCEGILARHDAAVRTREGLPRETALLFGDVPQEIEVAEHGVRYLAAPWTGQKTGAFLDQRENRALVGRVARGRALDCFSYHGSFALHLARGADDVLALDVSAHALERAHANAARNGYANLRTREANAFEFLREEERAGTRYDTIVLDPPAFAKTRGALPGALRGYKDVNLRAMRLLAPGGLLFTASCSYHLTKPLFLEMLEAAAADSGRRMALRELRGQPLDHPELLTVPETGYIKGALLEAMD
- the mutM gene encoding bifunctional DNA-formamidopyrimidine glycosylase/DNA-(apurinic or apyrimidinic site) lyase gives rise to the protein MPELPEVEAAVRALRAAVVGRTIRDAHTRHAAARRALPDDVAAALTGRRIVGVTRMGKHQALALDDGSTLHAHFRMTGDWDVGRADAPLPPHARVVLTFDDGVRVALVDPRALGGITWHAPGQAPAPALGPDALDDAFDAAALRAALRTRRTAIKPALLDQRVVAGVGNIYAAEALWVARIDPRVAAASLGPARAERLVAAIRSVMRDALETPGRYQDGEALERMHVYGREGEPCTRCGATIRRIVQAGRSTYFCGGCQRR
- a CDS encoding SAM-dependent methyltransferase; the encoded protein is MHAPRSLKHEYELFVEREIEDYKDSIPRSAILAIGDEAVAALREQAQTTFTELVIWEEVDRIIARRIRLPSYSTWRRRRLKTLAELRKPERWGLHPNSPLAREVRASEGEHVLVAGMDDEGAAIFSAALGCAVTAIDAAPDAVERVMVAAEQAGLMTRVRPLVGDIAGWAPDVALRLVVCSPQAFEGLAPEERERAIATLQSATLDGGVHLVQTIVAGTAGPTLEELRARYAGWAISVESESATGPTFLARKQAELH